The genomic region CCAACCTAAACCTTTCTAGTTTCTATAAGTTATAACACAGATTGAAGCAATAAATGGTAAAAAAAAAAAAAAAATCAAAAAGAGTTTGACTTGAAGCAAACGTCAAAATGGGTGTGTAGTAAAACAAAATAAGAAGCATACTGGGGGAGACGTAAGGCTGGCAGCCAAAGACGGAGCTCGTAATTCGAAGCACAAAGCGAGCAAAAGGAGGTTGTTCTTTAGTCAAACGCGATTGTTCCAGAAACAAACGAATATACATATACCGTGTCTGATTATTACCCAACAAAATAACACGACTCAAACCCAATTCACAACATAGAATTTTGAAAAAGAAAGAAATAAGAGAACAAGAGATGGTGAGTAGGTACTAGTTCCAGATTCCGACCTTGAAAGGATTGGACTTTAAGTAATTGCAGGGTCCGAAATTGTCAATCCTCCACTGGGCGAGTCTTGAGATGGACTCTACTTTCAGTACTTCGGTTTCCGACGCGGCCATCATTATTTTGGTTTTTCTGGTCTCAGAGTTCTTGCTCGGGGAACCAAAGACTCCTCAACTGACTTGGTGTTTAAGCTTGATGACACCTGAAAAGATCTGTGGAGGGAAAACATGAAGAGACAATTTTACCTATGGACATGAACAAAGTCCAACTTAATTGTGTCAATCACGGAGGGAACTAATATTAGGTTGGGTTTAAGTGTTGAGGTATCATTATCATAGTTTTTAAGATTGAGATGTTAAAATGATGAATGGGCTTAACTTGGGGCACCATTTGAAAATTTTCCTCTTTTTTTTTAATTTTTTTTATTGTATTTTATTTCCCCATTGGAAAACAAAACTAGAGGGAAGAGAGCGAGGTAACTACATATGAATGGGCCGGCCCACTCAAGCCCATTTTATCAAATTTGGAGGGAAAACCCAAACTAAAAAGCCGACGTTTGGGAAGGTGCGGAGACTCGAGACTCTCTTCTTTATTTCTCCGATGCTCTCCGCCCATTCAATCCACTCTCCGGGGGAAGTTCAGGTAAAAGCTTCAGTCTTGGTTTCTTTTTTCATCTATTTAAAAATCACAAATGAACCCAATTTGATTAGCATGTAATTCCAGTCCCAAAGTTGGTTCTTTCGCTTGTAATTTAGGGTTTTAATTTCAGATTTCAGGATCTAGAATCTGCATATTTGAACTGGATGGCCAATGGGCATTGAAAATTGAACTCACTTTGCTGACTAAAGCCTGGTTTGGTGGTTTCTTCTCTTTTCATTTTTCCTTTCTGCTGCTTTGCTATTATATAATAATACAGACTACTAGAATTCACAATGTTGCTGAAAATTTGCTGCATATTGCGATATGTATGTTGATGCAGGTTACCTGTTATGTTCAATTCATATTCATTAAAATGGTGATTTGGTATAATACTTATGGTAAGCATTAACCCAGTTAAAAGTTAAGACCAGGCCTCTTCAGTTTTTTTTCGAGAATTGAGTTTTATTTATTATTCATATTAATTTGGCCAAACATCTCAATCAAGGCCTTGAGATGTCCCAAAACTAGCAAAACTTTACTCTACTCCTGAAATAACACATTCGAACTAATCTCAAGACTAGCTGAAAATTGGATGCCAATGCGATTCCGTTTATAGAGAAGTTAGGCTCTACTCATCCCCATGTTATGGCTATTCTTGCTATCTTGGCAAAATGGCAAAGATATTTTTTATTGAAGGAAATGAAAGGAAAAAAAAGAAGAAAAAACTCAACAGTCTTAGCTGGCTGAGTGTGTCATTACCTTCCTAACTAATTCCTGGTTATGCCTTGCGCGCAAGAGGTGGGATGCTCTGTTCGTGCCTGAAGAAGTTATGAGGATCAACCTTTGTTTTGATCTTTATCAATCTGTAAAAGTTGTCCTTGAAATACCTGGTACCCCAAGCACTTGCTTCAGCGATGCTGGTGTTCTTTTTCTTGTTTATCCCCAAATCAAGATCCCTGTAATTCACATATGCTTGCCTTGGGGACTTTGTAACATAAGGAGTCATGTAGCTGTAGAGCTTCCTGATCCAATCTATGTGCTTTGCCTCGTCTTCATTTGCAGCTAGCCATCCAGTCAAGTACTGAATTTTGAAGAGAACTTTTCTGTGTGGGAATGGTATTGCTGACTCTGAAATTTCGCTCATCACTCCCCCATATGGATTCCAAATAATCAGAGAACTGGTTTCTTCCAACATCCTTTTCCATATCCCCTCAAGCGCAGTTTCAGGAATCGGGTCTTTGACAAAGTCAGATTTGGCTTTGAAGTAGCTCTTGAATGGGGGTTTTCCTTGAAGCAAAACCTCAGGTCTAGTTCCATTTGCGTAACCTGCTATGTACATCACAGAGTTGAGCCAATTTGATTCTGTACAATCTTTTCTTGTCAAATTCAGCTCAGGGAACCCTGTTTGCATAACATTGAGGAGCCTTTTAACACCTCCAAGGAATTGACCTTGGAAAAGAGTTGTGATAGTTCTCTTCCCACTTATGCTGTCAACTACTGTTGGTTGTATCAAAACTCTTATATTGAGATGTCTATCGAGCTTAGTAGCAGCTACTTGTTGCCATCGGTGGAGCAGCTTTGTGGCACCTTGTTCCAAGGTCTTGGAAACAGAAAAAACTGTCACAGTTGATGGAACAGGAACCAACTTTATCTTCCACCACAGGATGACTCCAAAGCTTGCTCCTCCGCCACCTCTGATTGCCCAAAATAGGTCTTTTCCCATGGTCTTTCGGTCAAGAATTCTGCCGTTGACGTCAACTATTCGGGCATCCAGGACGTTATCAGCTGCAAGGCCATATTTCCTCATCATAGTACCATATGCACCTCCAGTTATATGACCTCCCACACCTAGACTCGTGTAAAGACCAGCTGGGAAGCCGTGTGTTCTGCTTTTCTCTGCAATTCTGTAGTAAACTTCACCAATAGTGGCTCCAGCTTGAATCCATGCACTATTGGATTGGATATCAACATTAACTGATCTCAGCTTGGAGAGGTCTACAACAATGAAAGGTGTTTCAATTTGGGACACATACGAGAGACCTTCATAATCATGCCCTCCACTTCGGACCCTGAGATGTATTCCAAGCTGTTTTGAACAGACAACAGCCTTTTGAACTTGGGAATCATCAGTTGGTGTGAAAATGAACTCGGGCTTTGGCTTTGAAAGGAGCAGGTACCTGAGGTTTTGTGCAGTTGAATTTAGGATGGTAGTGAATGCAGAACTGTTTGAAGTGAAAAAGGTACTAGAAAATGGAACAGAAGCATTAGAATGATATGAGAGGCATTGGATAAATCTGTTTTGTTTTGAAGATGGTGGTTTTGCCGACGAAGATGATAACAAAATGAAAAGAAACAGGGAGAAAACTGAGTAGTTTGAAATCATCTTGTTGCCTTGTTTCAATGTCTTTGGGTGTTGTGGAGGACTCAGCTTAGTTTCTGTGTTTCTTTATAGATGCATGAAGGTGCATTGAATGACACACTCGAATATATTAAGGCATTCTGATCAAGTTAGATTTAACCTCAGATTCCGGAAATTTATCTGGATTCAAAGGTGTGATCAAGTGAATTATATATGAGCATGGAAAACAACTGGTGTGGTACTGATCTGCTGTCCATGTGTTTGATCTTGATCACGAAGCTTCAAACAAATGAAAATGGTAGTCTTGGTCTATGGCTTTATGTTAAAAGTAATTGAATCATGTGCTTAATCTTTAATGATCTCTTTATGGCTGGAAAATTCTTTTGGCATCTGAAAGAATGAGATGATGTGATGGGAAAGACGGAGCATGTCTTGAAAAAACTTACCACCCTGAATTCAAAACAATCAAAATAATTGAAGGAAATAATTCCATAATACGCTCAATGTCACTTACATGCACCCCTTTCCATCTTTGTTCTGTTCATGCATGATTCCTGTACATGCTTTGAGGTCTTCAGATTCCACAAGAAACCCGTAACATAGAGCGGTGGCGGTTTCTTTCCAGCAATCTCCAACGGAACAATAAATCTCAGTTCAGTTTGAACATGCTCATAACTGAAATCTGCAACCAAAGCACTGCAAACTCAGTGAATGGAACAGCGATTCAAAATGGGCCGGCCCATCGAAGCCCAACACAACTGGGGTAAACTTTGTATTTTATAACCAAATTTAGAGGGAAAACCCAAACCAACAAATTGGGGGTGTTCATATGAATTACAGAACACAAATTTGGAAGGCGCAGACTCTCAGGAATCCAGATGAAATCAATTTGAGGTAAAGCTTCAATCTTGACTTCTTTTTCATCACTTACAATCCCAATTGAAACTCAATTTGATTAAATTGTACTTCCCACTCCAAAATTTAATTCTTTCACTTTGTAATTTAGGGTTTCCATTGACTTCAGATTTCAGATATCAGAATCCAGAATCTGTCTATTTGAACTGCAATGGCCAATGGATATTCAAAATTGAAACCCTCTTTGCTGACTTAAGCATGTGTGGTTGTTTCTTTTATTTTTCCTTTTTCCTTTCTCCAGCTTTATATAATTTGCTGCGTTTTTCTTTTCTTTTGGTACAAAATTTGCTGCATATTGTGCTATAATTTGTCCTCATATTCATAGAAATTGTGATTTGGTATTCAAGTTATCTGTTATATGAAAGCATCAACCGATCATTACAGTTGAATGTTTTTTTTTCAATGTTACATTACAATTGAATGCTAAGACTAAGCTTTCCTCAGTTATTTGAGAATTATTTTAACAAAGTACATACTTTGAAAACCAATCAAGGCCTTGAGGTTTCTCAAAACTAGCAAAACTTTACTCTTGAAATAAATATCCTTTGAACAAAATTTCAAGACTAGCCGAAAACTGGATGCTGAGGCCTTCGGTTTGGTGAGTAGTTAGTCTCTACTCACCCCATGTTTTGGCTATTCTTGCTATCTTGCCAAAGTGATTATTATTTAAGGAAAGAGAGAAAAAAAAACACAACAGTCTGAGCTGACTCTTACTGTGTTATTACCATTATAACTAGGTTCTGGTTTTTCTTGCCTGGAGCGCAAGAGGTGGGATGCTCTGTTCATGCCTGAAGAAGTTTTGAGGATCAACTTTGGTTTTAATCTTTACCAATCTGTTAAAGTTGCCCTTGAAATACCTGTTACCCCATGCACTTGCTTCAGCGATGCTAGTGTTCTTTTTCTTGTTTATCCCCAAATCAAGATCCTTGTAATTCACGTATGCTTGCCTTGGGGACTTTGTTACATAAGGTGCCATGTAGGTGTACAGCTTCCTAATCCAATTTATGTGCTTTGCCTCGTTTTCATTTGCACCTTGCCATGTAGTCAAATACTGAATTTTGAAGAGAACGTTTCTATGCGGGAAGGGTATTGCTGACTCTGATATTTTGCTCATCATTCCCCCATATGGATTCCAAATGATCAGAGGAGCGGTTTCTTCCAACAATCTTTTCCATAGCCCCTCAAGCGCAGTTTCAGGAATAGGGTCCTTGACAAAGTCTGATTTTGATTTGAAGTAGTTCTTGAACGTGGGTTTCCCTTGAAGCAAAACCTCAGGCCGAGTTCCAGTTGCATAACCTGCTATGTACATCACAGAGTTGAGCCAGCTTGTTTGTGTACAATCTTTTCTTGTCAAATTCAGTTCGGGGAACCCAGTTTGCATAACATTGAGGAGCCTTTTAACACCTCCTAGGAATTGACCTTGGTAAAGAGTTGTGACAGTTCTCTTGCCACTTTTGCTGTCAAGTACTGTTGGTTGTATCAAAACTCTTATATTGAGATCTTTATCGAGCTTAGTTGCAGCTACTTGTTGCCATATGTGAAGCAGCTTTGTGGCACCTTGTTCCAAGGTCTTGGCAACTGTAAAAACTGTCACAGTTGATGGAACAGGAACCAACTTTATCTTCCACCACAGGATGACTCCAAAGCTTGCTCCTCCACCACCTCGGATTGCCCAAAACAGGTCTTCTCCCATGGTCTTTCGGTTAAGAATTCTGCCGTTGACATCAACTATTCTGGCATCCAGGACGTTATCAGCTGCAAGGCCATATTTCCTCATCATAGTACCATATGCACCTCCAGTTATATGGCCTCCCACTCCTAAGCTCGTGCAAAGACCTGCTGGAAAGCCATGGTTTCTGCTTTTCTGTGCAATTCTGTAGTAAACTTCACCTATAGTTGCTCCAGCTTGAATCCATGCACTATTGGCTCGGATATCAACATTAACTGACCGAAGCTTGGCAAGGTCTACGATAATGAAAGGTGTTTCAATTTGGGACACATATGAGAGACCTTCGTAATCATGCCCTCCGCTTCGGACCCTGAGATGTATCCCAAGCTGTTTTGAACAAATTACAGCATATTGAACTTGGGAGTCATGCGTTGGTGTGAAAATGAACTCTGGCTTTGGTTTTGATGGGACCAAGTACCTGAGGTTTTGTGCTGTTGAATTTAGGACGGTAGTGAATGCTGAACTGTCTGGAGTGAAAAAGGTACTAGAGAATGGAATAGAAGCTTTAGAATGATATGAGAGGCATTGGAGAAAACTATTTTGTTTTGAAGATGGTGGTAGTGCCAATGAAGATGATAACAAGATGAAAAGAAACAGGGAGAAAACTGAAGAGTTTGAATTCATCTTGTTGCCTTGTTTCAGTGGCTTTGGGTGTTGTTGAGGAATCAGCTTAGTGTATGTGTGGGTTCTTTATAGAAGCATGAATGTGCATTAGTGTTCACTTGATGAGCTAATGCACATGTCATATGGTGTTGGGATCACATAGCCTAAATGGTCTCAATTTTATGAGTTTTGTGGAATATTGACTTCAACCCCCAAATATTCTTAGTAGAGTTCCCCGCCTACCATCACTGAGATAGTTCACAGCACCACCAATACGGCAGAGACCTGGTGGGAAGCTGAGACCATATGCTGCAAAAATGTGGTGAGGCTTTTAATCTATGGTGTTAGTAAACCTGAAGTTTTGTAAAGAGGACCAAACATATATGAAGTGAAGGGTCGCTGTATAGCAATTACGGAACTTCTAGAAATGAACAAGGTCTGCTGCAGAGGAAATTGAGCAAAGAGAAAATACTTCTTAGGTTAGTCTCTCGTGCACTATCATTGCTTCTGTTTAGCTTATGTTTGTTGCCAACTTTTTCAATAGGATGTATTGAAGCAATTGAAACCGGAAACTACTATAGTATCGTTATGTGAACTGGGCATGAATTTTCTTTGATTGAATAGTTTAGCACGTTGATGAAACGAAAGAAATAGAAGTGTAAACTTTCTTTTGACCTGTAGTAGTATAATTTAGTTATGATTCCATTAACAATAACTTTCACTATGTAAAATTGGTCTAAGCAATGATCATTTTCTTTTTGACTTGGGTGACTCTCTCCCTAAACAGAGATTTTTTGTCAGAAACTCAGAGTTGAGTTTATATCATTATTATCAATCCACCCATAAAATTTCTAGCTCCTGAGAATCTATGCCCTTTGTTCATATAAGAATGTTTAGGTTACTGTGACTAGTGCGTCTGGCCCAAAAATCTCATTCAAATCATGGGTGTTGAAGCATGGGTAATGACTAATGAGTAAAAATGAGAATTTGTGTTTCAAAGTCATGTTATTGGAGATATCTAATTGCCCCCACTATTTTGGAGACAAATATGGATCTGTAAATTTACTTAAAAGAGTACTTTGGAACTTAAGCACAATGCTTCTGGAAGAACAAAACCTTAATGTTTCACCAACGAGGTGCCTTGTTCAAGTTTAAGGTAAACTGTACACTAAACTCATGGGCATAAGTTTGGTCCTCTGTAATATAACTAACATGAATATGCACCCTCATTCATCCACAGCTTAAGTGGTTTCTTTATGCAATAAATTTGGTTTATTCAATTTGTTTTTTCATCTTTCTAATTATTGCAACAGGGACTATGACTTGCAGGTGCCACATGCAGGTTCAAGTTTGCTACCTGGAAAACACTTGAAAGAGATATGTCTTCAATTGCTTTTCCGTGTGTAGGAGTAGGTATTTGTTTGGTTTTGCTTGATTTGTTAACTACAGGGACTTGAACAAAGTTAACCTAATCCGTTCACAATGTAAGGGAAAAACAAATACATACAATTAATTTACATATTACATTATCTCCTAAAAGCTAAACAATCCCATTGTTCCAGCTCTTTCCTATAACAATCCATTATTGCAGGTCCCATGTAAATTGGAGTACATCACTATTTCTACAACAATTGAATGTTGATACCCAGAGACTTATTTGACAATTCTGCTCCAGTATATAGAATCAGGCAAACATTTTCTTAAACAAAACATACTAACGAATAACCCATCAGATTCTTACCACGCTTCAAACGGCATAAATATGTAGCTGTGGCTTTTCTATGATCACCTTGCAGTTGTGGATGATGTTCGTAGAGGGAGTGGAAGAGGTGGGATGCTCTGTTCATGCCTGAAGAAGTTATCGGGATCGACTTTGGTCTTGATCTTGATCAGTTTGTTGAAGTTGTCCTTGAAATACCTGTTACCCCAAGCACTTGCTTCAATGAAGCTTGTGTTGCTCTTCTTGTTAACCCCCAAATCAAGATCCCTGTAGTTCACATATGCTTGCCTTGGGAACATTGTAACATAAGGAGCCATGTAATTGTACAGCTTCCTAATCCAGTCCATGTGCTCTGCTTCATCTTCAGTTCCATTTTGCCATGTAGTCAGGTACTGAATCTTGAAGAGCACTCCTTTTCTGTGTGGGAAAGGTATCTCCGACTCCGAAATCTTGCTCATCATTCCTCCATATGGGTTGAATATCATTAAAGGAGAAGCTTGTTCGTACAACCTTTTCCATATCCCCTCAAGCGCAGATTCTGGTATTGGGTCTTTGACAAAATCTGACTTGGCTTTGAAGTAGTTCTTGAAAGTGGATTTTCCTTGAAGTAAAACCTCAGGTGGAGTGTTACTTGGGTAACCTGCTATGTACATTACAGATTTCAGCCAACTTGTTTGTGTGCAATCTTTCCTTGTCAGACCAAGTTCCGGGAAGCTTGTTCCCATAACATCAAGGAGTCTATCAACACCTCCAAGAAACTGAGCTTGGTAGATAGTCATGATAGTTTTGTTGCCACTTTTGGCGTCGAAGACCGTTGGTTGTATGATAACTCTAATGAAGAGATCTTCGTCAAGCTCAGTAGCAGCTACTTGTTGATATCTATGAAGGAGCTTCGTGGCGCCTTGCTCAAGGGTCTTGACAACAGAAAAAACTGTCACGGTTGATGGAACAGGAACAAGCTTGATCTTCCACCAGAGAATGACACCAAAACTAGCTCCACCACCTCCTCTGA from Fragaria vesca subsp. vesca linkage group LG3, FraVesHawaii_1.0, whole genome shotgun sequence harbors:
- the LOC101307289 gene encoding tetrahydrocannabinolic acid synthase-like — encoded protein: MISNYSVFSLFLFILLSSSSAKPPSSKQNRFIQCLSYHSNASVPFSSTFFTSNSSAFTTILNSTAQNLRYLLLSKPKPEFIFTPTDDSQVQKAVVCSKQLGIHLRVRSGGHDYEGLSYVSQIETPFIVVDLSKLRSVNVDIQSNSAWIQAGATIGEVYYRIAEKSRTHGFPAGLYTSLGVGGHITGGAYGTMMRKYGLAADNVLDARIVDVNGRILDRKTMGKDLFWAIRGGGGASFGVILWWKIKLVPVPSTVTVFSVSKTLEQGATKLLHRWQQVAATKLDRHLNIRVLIQPTVVDSISGKRTITTLFQGQFLGGVKRLLNVMQTGFPELNLTRKDCTESNWLNSVMYIAGYANGTRPEVLLQGKPPFKSYFKAKSDFVKDPIPETALEGIWKRMLEETSSLIIWNPYGGVMSEISESAIPFPHRKVLFKIQYLTGWLAANEDEAKHIDWIRKLYSYMTPYVTKSPRQAYVNYRDLDLGINKKKNTSIAEASAWGTRYFKDNFYRLIKIKTKVDPHNFFRHEQSIPPLARKA
- the LOC101295982 gene encoding tetrahydrocannabinolic acid synthase-like, whose amino-acid sequence is MNSNSSVFSLFLFILLSSSLALPPSSKQNSFLQCLSYHSKASIPFSSTFFTPDSSAFTTVLNSTAQNLRYLVPSKPKPEFIFTPTHDSQVQYAVICSKQLGIHLRVRSGGHDYEGLSYVSQIETPFIIVDLAKLRSVNVDIRANSAWIQAGATIGEVYYRIAQKSRNHGFPAGLCTSLGVGGHITGGAYGTMMRKYGLAADNVLDARIVDVNGRILNRKTMGEDLFWAIRGGGGASFGVILWWKIKLVPVPSTVTVFTVAKTLEQGATKLLHIWQQVAATKLDKDLNIRVLIQPTVLDSKSGKRTVTTLYQGQFLGGVKRLLNVMQTGFPELNLTRKDCTQTSWLNSVMYIAGYATGTRPEVLLQGKPTFKNYFKSKSDFVKDPIPETALEGLWKRLLEETAPLIIWNPYGGMMSKISESAIPFPHRNVLFKIQYLTTWQGANENEAKHINWIRKLYTYMAPYVTKSPRQAYVNYKDLDLGINKKKNTSIAEASAWGNRYFKGNFNRLVKIKTKVDPQNFFRHEQSIPPLALQARKTRT
- the LOC101294538 gene encoding cannabidiolic acid synthase-like 1-like → MMLPNPSIFSLFLFLLLSSASWAHPKTSTLDSFSQCLSDNTEILIPFSKAFITPNNSTFLPTLQSTAQNLRYLTPSVPKPEFIFTPMLDSHVQAAVICAKELGIHLRVRSGGHDYEALSYVSQTETPFIIVDLAKLRSVNIDIEDNSAWVQAGASIGEVYYRIAEKSKTHGYPAGLCTSLGVGGHITGGAYGTMMRKYGLGADNVVDAHIVDASGRIHNRESMGEDLFWAIRGGGGASFGVILWWKIKLVPVPSTVTVFSVVKTLEQGATKLLHRYQQVAATELDEDLFIRVIIQPTVFDAKSGNKTIMTIYQAQFLGGVDRLLDVMGTSFPELGLTRKDCTQTSWLKSVMYIAGYPSNTPPEVLLQGKSTFKNYFKAKSDFVKDPIPESALEGIWKRLYEQASPLMIFNPYGGMMSKISESEIPFPHRKGVLFKIQYLTTWQNGTEDEAEHMDWIRKLYNYMAPYVTMFPRQAYVNYRDLDLGVNKKSNTSFIEASAWGNRYFKDNFNKLIKIKTKVDPDNFFRHEQSIPPLPLPLRTSSTTAR